The following are from one region of the Gossypium hirsutum isolate 1008001.06 chromosome D03, Gossypium_hirsutum_v2.1, whole genome shotgun sequence genome:
- the LOC107909355 gene encoding uncharacterized protein codes for MGFQSSVESKMLGLKFTSSKHKRSKSFPEKRRVEEDSLDGSLEASNRIKLDMRHLKDTVKTRNKQSPSPGTEVQQNSLKQEILQLEKRLQDQFEVRHALETALGYRTSSHDNRNETSVSITKPATELIKEIAVLELEVVYLEQYLLLLYRKAFDQQVSSISLSKRDERIKTPLDSPRGRFSKVSRPDDVSKVENLAVRSSYCENPCEEPSVHRCHSSLSQHSVLSSRTSTLDENLDRAIRACHSQPLSMTEYAQNASNIISLAEHLGTRISDHVPETPNKLSEDMIKCMAAIYCKLADPPLIQNGFSSPNSSMSSASAFSPPQQHDMWSPGFRNNSSFDVRLDNPFHVEGLKEFSGPYSTMVEVPWIFRDSQKLGDVEHLLQNFRSLICRLEEIDPMNLKHEEKLAFWINIHNSLVMHAFLAYGIPQNNVKRLFLLLRAAYNIGGHTISADTIQSSILGCRISRPGQWLRLLLSSKTKFKTGDEKQAYAIKQPEPLLYFALCTGNHSDPAIRAYTPKRVFQELETAKEEYIRATFGVRKDQKILLPKIIESFAKDSSLDSVGIIEMVERALPESLRRSIRKCQLGKSRKNIAWIPRNFTFRYLISKELLR; via the exons ATGGGATTTCAAAGCAGTGTAGAAAGTAAAATGTTGGGATTGAAATTTACATCGTCAAAGCACAAGCGATCAAAGAG CTTTCCAGAAAAGAGAAGAGTTGAAGAAGATAGCTTGGATGGTTCTCTTGAAGCATCAAATCGTATAAAGCTG GATATGAGGCACTTGAAGGACACTGTCAAAACTCGGAATAAACAATCTCCTAGTCCCGGCACTGAGGTCCAGCAAAACTCTTTGAAACAAGAG ATTTTACAGCTTGAGAAACGGTTACAAGATCAATTTGAGGTTCGTCATGCATTGGAAACAGCATTGGGTTATAGGACTTCCTCTCATGATAATAGAAATGAAACATCAGTGTCCATAACAAAG CCAGCTACCGAGTTAATCAAGGAAATTGCCGTGTTAGAACTGGAAGTTGTTTAtttagaacaataccttctcttGTTGTATAGGAAAGCTTTTGATCAACAAGTGTCTTCTATATCACTGTCTAAACGGGATGAAAGGATAAAAACACCACTAGATTCCCCGAGAGGGAGGTTTTCGAAAGTTTCGAGACCTGATGATGTATCAAAAGTTGAAAATTTAGCTGTACGGTCCAGTTACTGTGAGAACCCATGCGAGGAGCCTAGTGTTCATCGCTGTCATTCCTCACTATCTCAACATTCCGTACTTTCAAGTAGAACTTCAACTCTGGACGAGAATTTGGATAGAGCTATACGTGCCTGCCATTCGCAACCTTTGTCCATGACTGAG TACGCACAGAATGCGTCAAATATAATCAGTCTGGCCGAACATCTTGGGACTCGTATTTCTGATCATGTTCCAGAGACACCAAACAAGCTTTCCGAGGATATGATAAAATGCATGGCTGCTATATATTGCAAGCTCGCAGACCCGCCTTTGATCCAAAACGGATTTTCATCTCCGAATTCATCCATGTCATCGGCCAGTGCATTTTCCCCACCACAACAACATGACATGTGGAGTCCTGGGTTCCGAAACAATTCATCTTTTGATGTACGGTTAGATAACCCTTTTCACGTGGAAGGACTTAAAGAGTTTAGTGGACCGTATAGCACGATGGTCGAAGTGCCTTGGATTTTCAGAGATAGTCAAAAGCTAGGTGATGTTGAACACTTGCTACAAAATTTCAG GTCACTTATATGTCGACTCGAAGAAATCGATCCTATGAACTTGAAACATGAAGAGAAGTTGGCATTCTGGATAAACATACACAATTCATTAGTGATGCAT GCTTTTCTAGCTTACGGTATCCCGCAAAATAATGTGAAGAGACTCTTTCTACTATTAAGG GCTGCATATAACATAGGGGGTCACACCATCAGTGCAGATACAATACAGAGTTCTATCCTTGGATGTCGTATATCTCGTCCTGGACAG TGGCTTCGGTTATTACTCTCTTCGAAGACAAAGTTTAAAACTGGAGACGAGAAGCAAGCATATGCAATCAAACAACCCGAACCTCTTTTGTACTTTGCCCTCTGCACAGGAAACCATTCTGATCCTGCG aTCCGTGCTTACACGCCGAAGAGAGTATTTCAAGAGCTAGAAACTGCAAAAGAAGAGTACATTCGTGCTACGTTCGGTGTCCGTAAAGACCAGAAAATTTTGTTACCGAAGATCATTGAGTCATTCGCGAAGGATTCAAGTTTGGATTCGGTCGGCATCATCGAAATGGTCGAACGCGCGTTGCCTGAATCACTTCGTAGAAGCATTAGAAAATGTCAGCTAGGAAAATCACGTAAGAACATTGCATGGATTCCTCGGAACTTTACCTTTAGGTATCTAATATCTAAAGAATTACTAAGATGA